CCACTAGCTTCCATTTCAATTCCTAAAACACCATATTTAGACCAAAGTTTAATAGCATCTTTATCATCATTATAAAATAAATCACTACTTAATATGTTTCCTACCTTTATATCAAGACCTTTACTCTTACCGATATCATATGCTTTTTTTAATAAATCAAAACTCGCAATAGGAGCAAAATCCATGCCATTAAAGCGCATTCTATTTGTTCCTGAATTAGTACAAGCACCCATAGCTAAAATAATATCTCTAACTTTAATATCTTTATTTATAGAACCACAAGTTCCTACTCTAATTAGATTTTTTACACCATAACTTTCTATAAGCTCATTTGCATATATTGATATTGAAGGAATCCCCATTCCTGTACCTTGTACTGAAACCCTTTTTCCTTTGTATGTACCAGTATATCCATACATACCTCGTACATCATTATAACAAATTACATCCTCAAGAAAATTTTCTGCTATAAATTTTGCTCTTAATGGATCTCCTGGTAATAAAACTGTACTTGCTATTTCATTTTGTTTTGCTCCTATATGTGTACTCATATTTATACCTCCTAAGAATAATGTATAAATATTTTAACATCCAATACATTTATTTACAAGGATTGTACATAGCCTGTATTATTTATTTATAAAATTTAAAAGAGAGGTATTAACCTCTCTTTATATAAATAAAATTATTATTAAATTTAAACTCCAAAATACCGCTGCTCCGATTTTGACACCTATCTCTCCGATAGGTGGGTGTCCTCACAGATGTTTCAATGCTCATGCCTTAATAACTTTATTAAGGTCTTATAGAAAAATTCACATCAAAATATTGAACTCCCTTGTAAGCTCTGTAGGTTCAAAATAAGAGCTCCACGAATACTCCAGAAATATTAACTTAACCTATAATTATTATATCAAATAATTTAAAAATTTCAATATAATAATTTAAATTTATAAATTATATTTTAAATTTTGAAACTGATCCTAACAATCTTTCAAATGTTTCTTTATTTTCTTTAGCCATATTTAAAACTTCAACTGTCTTATCAGAAACCTCTCCGATTCTTTCAGCTATATCTACCGTTCCAGTAGCACCTTCATTAGCAGCAATTGTTATGTTATTTATTACTTCTGCTATATTTTTCATTGATGTTAATAATTCATCTGATGTTTCATCAAGTTCATTTGAGAAATTATCATAAAAATTTGAATCCTCACTATATTGATTACATATATCTATCATTTGTTTATATGCACTTACCACTTCATCTTCAATAAATTTAAGTGCTTGTGTAGAGTTATTGGTAAGATTTTCAACAGAACCTACTACCTGCTTAGTTATTTCTTGAATTTCTGTTACCGTTTCATTTGACTGTTCTGCAAGTTTTCTAATTTCTTCAGCTACAACAGCAAAACCTTTTCCAACTTCTCCAGCACGAGCAGCTTCTATTGCTGCGTTTAATGCAAGTAAATTTGTCTGTGATGTTATCTCTAATATAGCATCAGATAAAATACCTATTTTCTCAATCGATTTAGAATCTTCTATAGCCTGTTTTAACTTTTCATCTATATTTTTTCTAACTTCATGAGCATTATTTCTTGATAAAATAGCTTGTTTTTTTATATTTTCTGCTTTGTTTAATACTTCAGTAGCATTTTTAGCTCCTTGTTCAGCCTTATTTGCTATTAGTGCAACTTTTTTCTCTATTTCTTCCGATGTTGCATTCATCTCCTCTGTAGATGCTGCTGTTTCTTCCATACCACTTGAAAGTTCTTCTGTAGTAGATGATACTTGTTCAATGTTAAATTTTAACTCATCTATAAGCTTATCCACAGCCTTTATGTTTTCCATAGAACTTTTTGATTCATCTACAGTTACCTTAATAGAATCTTTTATAGTCAATCTCATTTTTTCCATAGATTTAATTATAGTACCAATTTCGTCATTTATATTTAAATATACTTCAGGTGCACCTTGACTAAAATCTCCTGTAGCTAATACTTCTATATACTCTACAGTATCAGCTAAAGCTTTATTTATTAATTTTACAACAATCACACTTATTCCAATAGACACAATTAATCCTAATATAATTATTATTGCTGTTAATTTAACTGTACTATTATAATTTACTTCACTTAACTTATGAAATTCTTGTGACCTATTTAATATACTAGTATCTAGTTTTTTTATACTGCTTAGTAATCCTTTGGTTACCTGTTTCATATTTTGATAACCATAATTCATACCATCTTCTCTTCCTTTACTATTACACATATCAATAGTATTACACGCTATTTTTTCATACTCTTTAAATTCATTTTTAAGCATCAAAGAATATTTTTTTTCCTCATCCGTGATATTTAACTTATTAAATCCATCTAATTCTTCGTTAATATTATTAAATTGTGATCTTATTTTTTCATTTTCTTTTTGTTTTTGTTCAGGTGTATATTGATCAAAAAGAACTACATATTTTTCAAGATCCATACGAATATTTTGAATCTCAAATTTTATATCCCCTATAGAATTTACAGGAAGTAACATGTCATTGTACATAGTATTTAACATTTGAAATTCGTTATTATAACTTCTTAATCCCTGTGCTGTTACAATCAACATAAAAATATTAATTACTACAACTATAAGGACAACTTTTTGAGACACTTTTAAATTCTTTATGAAAACCATTACATTTTCCTCCCTAATTTATATTTTTAAGTCACATTATATAAAATCATTATATACTATACCTTGTGAAATTTCTAGATATAATAACATCCTTTGATAATATTTCCATTAAATCCCTAAATACTTTTCAAATAAAAAATAGAGTATTTCAATTAAATACTCTCAGGCTGTTGATAAACATAATTTGTCAACAGCCTTTTTACATTTATTACAAAAAGGATTTTTAGTGTTTATGTAGAATATATATTTTAGAACAATAAATCTTTTAGCCCGTTAGGGCTCCTACGGAGGAAAAATGCTTACTAATAATGAAAGAAAACAAAATCAATTAGAACTAGTTTATATAGAAAATTTAGTACCTGAAAATCACATACTTAGAAAGATAGATAAATACATAGACTTTTCATTTATAAGAGATTTAACTAAGGATTTATATTGTGCTGATAATGGCAGACCATCAGTGGATCCAGTTGTATTATTTAAAATGCTTTTTATAGGATACCTATTCGGTATACGTTCAGAGCGTCAGCTTGTAAAAGAAATCCAGGTAAATGTAGCTTACAGATGGTTTTTAGGATATGGACTTACTGATAAAATACCAAGTCATTCCACTATAAGCCAGAATAGAACAAAAAGATTTAGTAATACAAATATACATCAAGAAATATTTGATAATATTGTATTTCAAGCTATTAATAGAAACTTGGTTGATGGCAAAATTCTATATACTGATTCTACTCACTTAAAAGCTAACGCTAATAAACATAAATTTATTAAAAAAGAAATAACTAAATCCACAAAGGAATACTTTGATGAATTAGAGAATGACATTAATAAAGATAGAATTAATCATAATAAAAAGCCTCTAAAAAAAAAGACTAAAATAGCTGAAACTAAGGAAATAAAAGTAAGTACAACTGATCCAGACAGTGGATATATGGTTAGAGATGGAAAACCTAAAGGCTTTTTTTATTTAGATCATAGAACTGTTGACGGAAAGTATAATATTATAACAGACGTTCATGTTACTCCCGGGAATATAAACGATGTAGATCCTTATGTTAAAAGAATAGAAACTCAAATAGAAAAGTTTAATTTTAATACAAAATATTTAGTAGCAGATGCCGGATATTCTACGAATCCTATTTGTAAGCAAATTTCAGACAAAAATTATCAAGGTGTTTTTGGGTTCCGTTTAGGACCCCATGTTAAAGGAAAATATACAAAATATAGATTTCAGTATGTTAAAGAATTAGATGGATATGTATGTATTAATAATTGCTTTTTAAAATATAGAACTACTACAAGGGAAGGTTATAAAGAATACGTAAGTAATGCGGAGCATTGTGCTTCTTGCAAATATAAAAATAATTGCTTAACATCTGATAAATCCATTAATAGAACTATACGTCGTCATGTTTGGGAAGACTATAAAGATCAAATTTTTAGATTTACTAAAACAGAAAAAGGTAAAAATATTTATAAACGACGTAAAGAAAAGATTGAGCGTAGCTTTGCTGATTCAAAAGAATTACATGGGCTACGTTATTGTCGCATGCGAGGAATTAAAAATGTTTCTGAGCAGTGCCTACTTACAGCGGCAGTTCAGAATATGAAAAAGATAGCCATGGTGCTATCGCACTATTTTTTTGTGTACGTTAATTCAAATTTATTCCAAATCAACATACATAATAAATATTTTTCGAATGCTATCGCATAAAAGAATTTTGGCGTAAACAAAAGCCCCCAATTGTTGGGGGCTTTTTGAACAATCTGAGAGTATTTCAATTAAATACTCTATTTTTTATTTGTTCTATATTAACATTTTAATTTAGTTCTAGCTGATAATCTACTTGCCCAGAATTCAGAGTCAAAGTACATTATTTTTGGAGGATCCTTTTCAAGTTCATCTATCATTGAAGATTGTTCTACAATTTCTTTAGCTTTTTCTTTTGTGTAGTTGTATTTTTCTATCAATGAATTCACCACATAGTCTTGAAACTGCTTTCTCTCTTGTAAAGATAGTATCATTGTTTTTCTCCCCTTATCTTTTATTTTTATAATTTAATCATATATTTTTTATAAATTTATTACAATATTCAAATTTTATGTTGAATTTTAGCTAAAATTATATTTTAAAATTTTGTAACCTTTACACTTCCTCTTGCTACTATTTTTATTATTAGTTATATTTTTACCAAAATAAAAAAAATAATTCCTTAAAAATAAATTTAAAGAATTATTTTTTAATATTATTATGGTTTTTCAAATATTATCATTTATATAAATAATCTCTAGTCATAGGAAGATTATTATTAAGTCCTTTAGTAAATAAAAATTGATGTATATCTATAACTCCATAATGGAAAGATGCTGCACAAGAATTTAAATATAATCTCCACATTCTAATAAACTTTTCATCCTTCATGTTTCTTACTTTGTCTAGGTTATCTTCAAAATTCTTAGCCCAACATTCTAGTGTTTTACTATAATGAAGCCTTAAACTTTCAGCATCTATTAAATGAAGATTATTTTCTCCCATATTATAAACAAGTTCTCTAAATGATGGTATATATCCTCCCGGGAAAATATATCTTTTAATCCATTCGTTGGCTTCTCCTTCAACTTGAGCTGTAATGCAATGAAGTAAACATACCCCTTCCTCTTCTAATAATTCACTAATATCCTTTATATATCCTGGTATGTTTTTTCTTCCAACATGTTCTGCCATTCCTACACTTACTATTCTATTAAACTTTATGTTCTCTTTTAAAAGTTCTCTATAGTCCATTAGCTTTACATCCACTAAATCTTCAAGTCCATTTTCCTTAATTCTTTCATTTACCTTTTTAACTTGCTCTGTGCTTAAAGTTATTCCTGTAGCTTTTACACCATATTCTTTTGCAGCTTCAATTATAAGTTCTCCCCAACCGCATCCTATATCTAATAATTTATCTCCATTCTTTAGATTTAATTTTTTTAATATGTACTTTACTTTATTTAATTGTGCATCATACAAAGTGTCTTCTTTAGTTTTAAAATAAGCACAAGAATAACTCATAGTATCATCTAACCATATACTATAAAAATCATTTCCTAAATCATAATGAGCCTGTATGTCCTTTTTATTTTGTCTTATTGAATGTTTAGTAACATTATATAGTTTTGAAAATACAGATGCCTTATGTAAAAAACTATCCTTATTTTTATAAATTGACTCAATTATAGTTTGTATGTTTCCGTCAAAATCTATTGCTTTATTCATGTAAGCTTCACCTAATGTTAAAAAAGGATCACGAAGAATATCTTTTTCTTTTATATTCTCATTTATAAATATTTTAAATTTGCTATTTCCTTCTCCAAACTTTTCTACAGTACCATCCCAATATTGCACCTCACATGTATCTGAAAATAGCCCTTTTAGAAATTTATTCAAAAACAATTTATTCATATTAGCTTCTCCTTAATTTTTGTTTAATTTATACTTTCATGTATATTATTATCACTAAGTATAATTTTATACATAATTTAGAAGTTTATATTTATATTAATTATTTTTTTCTAAAAAATATATTTTATCTGTCATATACTTAGCTTCTTTTATATCATGGGTAACTAATACAACAGTTCTTCTATCATAATTCCATATGTTTAAAAATTCATCTATTATATCTTTTTTAAGTTCCATATCTATCCCTTTAAAAGGTTCATCCATTAGCAATAAATCACTTTCATATGCAAAAGCTCTTGCAATAGCTACTCTTCTTTTCATGCCACCACTTAATTCCCTTGGATATTTATCTCTGTGATTTTGCAACTTAACTAGTTTTAAATACTTATCTACTATATTTTTTATATTTTTCTTACTATATTTTGACTTAAGCACAAAAGCTATATTGTCATAAACACTTAGCCATGGTATAAGTCTATCTTCTTGAAATATATAGGATATATTATTTCCATTATAAATTACTTCTCCACTATCTATATCTTCAATACCACTTA
This Clostridium novyi NT DNA region includes the following protein-coding sequences:
- the deoD gene encoding purine-nucleoside phosphorylase, whose translation is MSTHIGAKQNEIASTVLLPGDPLRAKFIAENFLEDVICYNDVRGMYGYTGTYKGKRVSVQGTGMGIPSISIYANELIESYGVKNLIRVGTCGSINKDIKVRDIILAMGACTNSGTNRMRFNGMDFAPIASFDLLKKAYDIGKSKGLDIKVGNILSSDLFYNDDKDAIKLWSKYGVLGIEMEASGLYTLGAKYGVNTLAILTVSDSIVTGEETTAKERETTFTKMMEIALELAE
- a CDS encoding HAMP domain-containing methyl-accepting chemotaxis protein, with amino-acid sequence MVFIKNLKVSQKVVLIVVVINIFMLIVTAQGLRSYNNEFQMLNTMYNDMLLPVNSIGDIKFEIQNIRMDLEKYVVLFDQYTPEQKQKENEKIRSQFNNINEELDGFNKLNITDEEKKYSLMLKNEFKEYEKIACNTIDMCNSKGREDGMNYGYQNMKQVTKGLLSSIKKLDTSILNRSQEFHKLSEVNYNSTVKLTAIIIILGLIVSIGISVIVVKLINKALADTVEYIEVLATGDFSQGAPEVYLNINDEIGTIIKSMEKMRLTIKDSIKVTVDESKSSMENIKAVDKLIDELKFNIEQVSSTTEELSSGMEETAASTEEMNATSEEIEKKVALIANKAEQGAKNATEVLNKAENIKKQAILSRNNAHEVRKNIDEKLKQAIEDSKSIEKIGILSDAILEITSQTNLLALNAAIEAARAGEVGKGFAVVAEEIRKLAEQSNETVTEIQEITKQVVGSVENLTNNSTQALKFIEDEVVSAYKQMIDICNQYSEDSNFYDNFSNELDETSDELLTSMKNIAEVINNITIAANEGATGTVDIAERIGEVSDKTVEVLNMAKENKETFERLLGSVSKFKI
- a CDS encoding IS1182-like element ISCno1 family transposase (programmed frameshift), which encodes MLTNNERKQNQLELVYIENLVPENHILRKIDKYIDFSFIRDLTKDLYCADNGRPSVDPVVLFKMLFIGYLFGIRSERQLVKEIQVNVAYRWFLGYGLTDKIPSHSTISQNRTKRFSNTNIHQEIFDNIVFQAINRNLVDGKILYTDSTHLKANANKHKFIKKEITKSTKEYFDELENDINKDRINHNKKPLKKKTKIAETKEIKVSTTDPDSGYMVRDGKPKGFFYLDHRTVDGKYNIITDVHVTPGNINDVDPYVKRIETQIEKFNFNTKYLVADAGYSTNPICKQISDKNYQGVFGFRLGPHVKGKYTKYRFQYVKELDGYVCINNCFLKYRTTTREGYKEYVSNAEHCASCKYKNNCLTSDKSINRTIRRHVWEDYKDQIFRFTKTEKGKNIYKRRKEKIERSFADSKELHGLRYCRMRGIKNVSEQCLLTAAVQNMKKIAMVLSHYFLCTLIQIYSKSTYIINIFRMLSHKRILA
- a CDS encoding SAM-dependent methyltransferase, whose product is MNKLFLNKFLKGLFSDTCEVQYWDGTVEKFGEGNSKFKIFINENIKEKDILRDPFLTLGEAYMNKAIDFDGNIQTIIESIYKNKDSFLHKASVFSKLYNVTKHSIRQNKKDIQAHYDLGNDFYSIWLDDTMSYSCAYFKTKEDTLYDAQLNKVKYILKKLNLKNGDKLLDIGCGWGELIIEAAKEYGVKATGITLSTEQVKKVNERIKENGLEDLVDVKLMDYRELLKENIKFNRIVSVGMAEHVGRKNIPGYIKDISELLEEEGVCLLHCITAQVEGEANEWIKRYIFPGGYIPSFRELVYNMGENNLHLIDAESLRLHYSKTLECWAKNFEDNLDKVRNMKDEKFIRMWRLYLNSCAASFHYGVIDIHQFLFTKGLNNNLPMTRDYLYK
- a CDS encoding ATP-binding cassette domain-containing protein; the encoded protein is MNKKADDIMISLIDVYKKYGNEKIFEKFNMSLKKNSINAILGPSGTGKTTLLNIISGIEDIDSGEVIYNGNNISYIFQEDRLIPWLSVYDNIAFVLKSKYSKKNIKNIVDKYLKLVKLQNHRDKYPRELSGGMKRRVAIARAFAYESDLLLMDEPFKGIDMELKKDIIDEFLNIWNYDRRTVVLVTHDIKEAKYMTDKIYFLEKNN